The Platichthys flesus chromosome 10, fPlaFle2.1, whole genome shotgun sequence genome includes a window with the following:
- the LOC133962010 gene encoding connector enhancer of kinase suppressor of ras 3-like yields the protein MEPITKWTPKQVVEWMRGLDDSLQQYVGNFEREKISGEQLLKITHQDLEELGVARIGHQELVLEAVDLLCALNYGVETDNLKNLVVRMRAATNSLHMATSDRRKSPAYEGSTSRKPPNDFLTSVVELIGAAKSLLAWLDRTPLTGISDFTATKNKIIQLCLELTTTVQQDCSVYEMEEKILEVSKVLNSICDQTVRTTSDPLMSQSTCLDEVLLTNIKPGEGLGMYIKSTYDGLHVITGTTEHSPADLTRKIHAGDEVIQVHQQTVVGWQLKNLVVKLREDPKGVALLLKKRPTGTTGFTPAPLKNMRWKPPVPQNNSSLIRAQSPCGSANGSTKKEKPAIMDLYIPPPPQMPYTPREMRTEAFPSISKRPKGAESPNSFLDQESRRRCTIADYDKLSVGCPIEANVIQPRMRDHKPSRGKPRPLSMPVDTSVGVVDPYAKPWAQGRKGEELLYRYLSNERIPTIVEEVPSVSPPYRPAGERHLVRVDHIRGSRYYSNTDLHNSATIPYMEDIKKAPVAPTSKRTTAERSLLVSWITRLKLLTH from the exons GATTGGACGACAGCCTGCAGCAATACGTGGGCAACTTTGAGCGGGAGAAGATCAGTGGGGAGCAGCTACTAAAGATCACACATCAAGACCTGGAGGAGCTCGGCGTGGCCAGGATCGGACACCAGGAGCTGGTGTTGGAGGCTGTGGATCTTCTATGCGCTCTG AACTATGGAGTGGAAACGGACAACTTGAAGAATCTTGTTGTGAGGATGAGAGCTGCCACCAACAGTCTGCACATGGCGACGAGTGATAGAAGGAAAAGCCCGGCGTATGAAGGCAGCACCTCTCGCAAGCCCCCAAACGACTTCCTCACCTCTGTGGTGGAGCTGATCGGCGCCGCAAAGAGCCTCCTGGCTTGGCTCGACAG GACGCCTCTTACAGGGATCAGTGACTTCACAGCCACCAAGAACAAGATCATTCAGCTGTGCCTGGAGCTCACCACCACAGTTCAACAG GACTGCAGTGTTTacgagatggaggagaagatccTGGAAGTT TCAAAGGTTTTGAACAGCATCTGCGATCAGACTGTGAGAACCACCTCTGACCCTCTGATGAGCCAGTCCACCTGCTTGGACGAAGTGCTGCTGACCAATATCAAACCGGGCGAGGGTTTG ggGATGTACATCAAGTCTACCTACGATGGGTTACATGTCATCACAGGAACCACAGAACAT TCGCCTGCAGACCTGACCAGGAAGATCCACGCCGGTGATGAAGTGATCCAGGTCCACCAGCAGACAGTG GTGGGCTGGCAGCTGAAAAACCTGGTCGTCAAACTGAGGGAGGACCCTAAAGGTGTGGCGCTCCTCCTCAAGAAGAGGCCCACTGGCACGACGGGTTTTACCCCGGCCCCACTTAAAAACATGCGCTGGAAGCCGCCAGTACCTCag AATAATTCCTCCCTGATCAGAGCTCAGTCTCCCTGCGGCTCAGCCAACGGATCGACCAAAAAAGAGAAGCCAGCCATCATGGACTTGtacatcccccctccccctcaaaTGCCATACACCCCACG AGAGATGAGAACAGAGGCCTTCCCCAGCATCAGTAAAAGACCAAAGGGCGCTGAGTCACCAAACTCCTTCCTGGACCAGGAGAGCAGAAGACGCTGCACCATCGCAGACTACGACAAGCTTAGCGTCGGCTGTCCCATCGAGGCCAACGTGATACAGCCCAGGATGAGGGACCACAAGCCTTCACGTG GAAAGCCCCGACCTCTGTCTATGCCAGTGGATACTAGTGTTGGAGTGGTTGATCCCTACGCCAAGCCCTGGGCACAAGGAAGGAAAG GTGAAGAGCTCCTGTATCGATACCTGAGCAACGAGAGGATCCCCACCATAGTAGAGGAGGTCCCCTCAGTGTCTCCGCCCTACAGGCCTGCGGGGGAGCGACACCTTGTCCGGGTGGACCATATCCGGGGCAGCCGCTACTACTCCAACACAGACCTGCACAACAGCGCCACCATCCCCTACATGGAGGACATCAAGAAGGCCCCCGTAGCCCCCACCTCCAAGCGCACAACAGCAGAACGCTCACTACTGGTCAGTTGGATCACGCGGCTTAAGCTATTGACTCACTGA